Proteins from a genomic interval of Rosa chinensis cultivar Old Blush chromosome 2, RchiOBHm-V2, whole genome shotgun sequence:
- the LOC112187289 gene encoding mitochondrial uncoupling protein 5, with amino-acid sequence MGVKGFVEGGIASIVAGCSTHPLDLIKVRMQLQGETQVPKPEPAAAQALRPAMAAAARGGSSSIQVPVPPAPAPRVGPIAVGVRIIQQEGVAAMFSGVSATMLRQCLYSTTRMGLYDILKKKWTDPESGNMPLQRKIGAGLIAGAIGASVGNPADVAMVRMQADGRLPAAQRRNYKSVVDAITCMAKQEGVTSLWRGSSLTVNRAMLVTASQLASYDQIKETILDKGLMRDGLGTHITASFAAGFVAAVASNPVDVIKTRVMNMKVEPGAEPPYKGALDCAVKTVRSEGPMALYKGFIPTISRQGPFTVVLFVTLEQVRKLLKDF; translated from the coding sequence ATGGGTGTGAAAGGTTTTGTTGAAGGAGGCATAGCTTCCATCGTTGCCGGGTGTTCGACTCACCCCTTGGACCTGATCAAGGTCCGAATGCAGCTCCAGGGTGAGACTCAGGTGCCGAAACCTGAACCAGCCGCGGCTCAAGCTCTTCGACCAGCGATGGCTGCGGCCGCTCGGGGAGGCTCTTCCTCCATTCAGGTCCCTGTCCCTCCGGCGCCGGCCCCGCGCGTGGGTCCAATTGCCGTCGGAGTCAGAATCATTCAGCAAGAGGGTGTTGCTGCCATGTTCTCTGGCGTATCCGCCACCATGCTCCGCCAGTGCTTGTACTCCACCACCCGGATGGGCTTGTACGACATTCTCAAGAAGAAATGGACCGACCCGGAATCCGGCAACATGCCGCTCCAGCGAAAAATCGGTGCCGGGCTGATCGCCGGAGCCATCGGTGCGTCGGTCGGAAATCCGGCCGACGTGGCCATGGTGCGGATGCAGGCAGACGGCCGTCTCCCGGCCGCCCAGCGCCGCAACTACAAAAGCGTGGTGGACGCTATAACCTGTATGGCGAAACAAGAAGGTGTCACGAGCCTGTGGCGCGGTTCGTCTCTCACCGTGAACCGTGCCATGCTCGTGACAGCTTCCCAGTTGGCTTCTTACGACCAGATCAAGGAAACAATTCTCGATAAAGGGCTGATGCGAGACGGGCTCGGTACCCACATAACCGCGAGCTTCGCGGCGGGGTTTGTGGCGGCGGTGGCGTCGAACCCGGTGGACGTGATCAAGACCCGGGTGATGAACATGAAGGTGGAGCCAGGGGCGGAGCCACCGTACAAGGGGGCGCTGGACTGCGCGGTGAAAACGGTGCGTTCGGAAGGGCCGATGGCGCTTTACAAAGGGTTTATACCTACGATTTCGAGGCAGGGGCCTTTCACTGTCGTGCTGTTTGTGACATTGGAGCAGGTAAGGAAGTTGCTCAAAGATttctga
- the LOC112185723 gene encoding uncharacterized protein LOC112185723 isoform X3, which yields MVNCDHHQDSSFSKAICSICHKDLEPFLEDLQAIFICGHVFHEFCLQESFGFFESVKRYSCPVCKQRCKPNDVARLYFESVGISPEPPSLTRSPIGEDSEALRREVKELKEELYLCKEQAKKEVANLKNEALKQQASIRQTLHLKTEALDKLTVECLRLQERNRALTKELAAFKLASDLDLDEKEILNLAALGNGGNNENTIDVLRKSLIMSNRNRKELIAQHILLERGEALHRKKLEKAKGKINRLNTKVQELTDQCNLLERGEARCSRKLEKAKGKINKLKTKVQKLKDQCNLLEQGEARYSRKIAKAKGKINTLKARVQEFDGAVEVRKETSVLGPSDLFESMVPVSGTSNDTAKAPADDIADVLILDDVKQVQSMLNITKESPITQPLARPDAVILDDLNQVQPMLNSSKESPITQPLPRPVFAFLF from the exons ATGGTCAATTGCGACCACCACCAGGACTCTAGCTTCAGCAAAGCCATCTGCTCAATCTGCCACAAAGACCTCGAGCCCTTCCTCGAGGACCTCCAAGCCATCTTCATCTGCGGCCACGTCTTCCACGAGttctg CTTGCAAGAGTCCTTCGGCTTCTTTGAGAGCGTCAAGAGGTACAGCTGTCCGGTGTGCAAACAGCGATGCAAGCCGAACGACGTCGCTCGGCTCTATTTCGAGTCGGTGGGCATCTCGCCGGAGCCGCCGAGTTTGACTCGGTCGCCGATTGGGGAAGATTCCGAGGCATTGCGTCGTGAGGTCAAAGAGCTTAAAGAGGAG CTTTATTTATGCAAGGAGCAAGCGAAGAAAGAAGTGGCTAATTTAAAGAATGAAGCTCTGAAACAACAAGCATCTATACGACAGACGCTTCATTTGAAAACTGAG GCGCTTGATAAATTGACTGTGGAGTGCTTGCGGCTGCAAGAAAGAAATAGGGCACTGACCAAAGAGCTTGCAGCTTTCAAATT GGCATCTGATCTAGATCTCGATGAAAAGGAGATTTTGAACCTTGCCGCACTTGGTAATGGGGGAAACAATGAAAACACAATAGATGTTCTTAGAAAATCTTTGATTATGAGTAATAG GAATCGCAAAGAACTGATTGCCCAGCATATTCTTCTTGAACGAGGAGAGGCTCTTCACCGTAAAAAACTAGAGAAGGCTAAAGGAAAGATAAATAGATTGAAT ACAAAGGTACAGGAATTGACAGACCAGTGCAATCTTCTTGAACGAGGTGAGGCTCGTTGTAGTAGAAAGCTAGAGAAGGCTAAAGGAAAGATAAACAAATTGAAG ACAAAGGTACAGAAACTGAAGGACCAATGCAATCTTCTTGAACAAGGTGAGGCTCGTTACAGTAGAAAGATAGCGAAGGCTAAAGGGAAGATAAATACATTGAAG GCAAGGGTACAAGAATTTGATGGTGCTGTTGAAGTAAGGAAAGAAACTTCAGTCCTTGGACCAAGCGATCTGTTTGAGAGTATGGTTCCTGTGAGTGGTACCTCTAATGATACTGCCAAAGCTCCTGCTGATGATATTGCAGATGTTCTGATCCTTGACGATGTTAAACAGGTACAATCCATGCTTAACATTACAAAGGAATCTCCAATCACCCAGCCACTTGCCAGACCAG ATGCTGTGATTCTTGATGATCTCAACCAAGTTCAACCCATGCTTAATAGTAGCAAGGAATCTCCGATTACTCAACCACTTCCCAGACCGG TTTTTGCATTCCTCTTTTAA
- the LOC112185723 gene encoding uncharacterized protein LOC112185723 isoform X1 translates to MVNCDHHQDSSFSKAICSICHKDLEPFLEDLQAIFICGHVFHEFCLQESFGFFESVKRYSCPVCKQRCKPNDVARLYFESVGISPEPPSLTRSPIGEDSEALRREVKELKEELYLCKEQAKKEVANLKNEALKQQASIRQTLHLKTEALDKLTVECLRLQERNRALTKELAAFKLASDLDLDEKEILNLAALGNGGNNENTIDVLRKSLIMSNRNRKELIAQHILLERGEALHRKKLEKAKGKINRLNTKVQELTDQCNLLERGEARCSRKLEKAKGKINKLKTKVQKLKDQCNLLEQGEARYSRKIAKAKGKINTLKARVQEFDGAVEVRKETSVLGPSDLFESMVPVSGTSNDTAKAPADDIADVLILDDVKQVQSMLNITKESPITQPLARPDAVILDDLNQVQPMLNSSKESPITQPLPRPVSAYFSGGLIGPDGTKRFLGKWCKRSLNNQLVTNKYSSTDAGCSIVVVSDEEDITENTPQTKRCKYEDKSKIVQSQGCLQYNTSLEGSVTTRV, encoded by the exons ATGGTCAATTGCGACCACCACCAGGACTCTAGCTTCAGCAAAGCCATCTGCTCAATCTGCCACAAAGACCTCGAGCCCTTCCTCGAGGACCTCCAAGCCATCTTCATCTGCGGCCACGTCTTCCACGAGttctg CTTGCAAGAGTCCTTCGGCTTCTTTGAGAGCGTCAAGAGGTACAGCTGTCCGGTGTGCAAACAGCGATGCAAGCCGAACGACGTCGCTCGGCTCTATTTCGAGTCGGTGGGCATCTCGCCGGAGCCGCCGAGTTTGACTCGGTCGCCGATTGGGGAAGATTCCGAGGCATTGCGTCGTGAGGTCAAAGAGCTTAAAGAGGAG CTTTATTTATGCAAGGAGCAAGCGAAGAAAGAAGTGGCTAATTTAAAGAATGAAGCTCTGAAACAACAAGCATCTATACGACAGACGCTTCATTTGAAAACTGAG GCGCTTGATAAATTGACTGTGGAGTGCTTGCGGCTGCAAGAAAGAAATAGGGCACTGACCAAAGAGCTTGCAGCTTTCAAATT GGCATCTGATCTAGATCTCGATGAAAAGGAGATTTTGAACCTTGCCGCACTTGGTAATGGGGGAAACAATGAAAACACAATAGATGTTCTTAGAAAATCTTTGATTATGAGTAATAG GAATCGCAAAGAACTGATTGCCCAGCATATTCTTCTTGAACGAGGAGAGGCTCTTCACCGTAAAAAACTAGAGAAGGCTAAAGGAAAGATAAATAGATTGAAT ACAAAGGTACAGGAATTGACAGACCAGTGCAATCTTCTTGAACGAGGTGAGGCTCGTTGTAGTAGAAAGCTAGAGAAGGCTAAAGGAAAGATAAACAAATTGAAG ACAAAGGTACAGAAACTGAAGGACCAATGCAATCTTCTTGAACAAGGTGAGGCTCGTTACAGTAGAAAGATAGCGAAGGCTAAAGGGAAGATAAATACATTGAAG GCAAGGGTACAAGAATTTGATGGTGCTGTTGAAGTAAGGAAAGAAACTTCAGTCCTTGGACCAAGCGATCTGTTTGAGAGTATGGTTCCTGTGAGTGGTACCTCTAATGATACTGCCAAAGCTCCTGCTGATGATATTGCAGATGTTCTGATCCTTGACGATGTTAAACAGGTACAATCCATGCTTAACATTACAAAGGAATCTCCAATCACCCAGCCACTTGCCAGACCAG ATGCTGTGATTCTTGATGATCTCAACCAAGTTCAACCCATGCTTAATAGTAGCAAGGAATCTCCGATTACTCAACCACTTCCCAGACCGG TGAGTGCATATTTCTCTGGTGGCTTGATTGGTCCTGATGGAACGAAAAGGTTTTTAGGTAAATGGTGCAAGCGGAGCTTGAACAATCAATTGGTAACAAACAAATATTCAAGTACAGATGCTGGCTGTTCGATTGTTGTAGTATCTGATGAAGAG GATATTACCGAAAATACACCGCAGACAAAGAGGTGCAAGTATGAA
- the LOC112185723 gene encoding uncharacterized protein LOC112185723 isoform X2, giving the protein MVNCDHHQDSSFSKAICSICHKDLEPFLEDLQAIFICGHVFHEFCLQESFGFFESVKRYSCPVCKQRCKPNDVARLYFESVGISPEPPSLTRSPIGEDSEALRREVKELKEELYLCKEQAKKEVANLKNEALKQQASIRQTLHLKTEALDKLTVECLRLQERNRALTKELAAFKLASDLDLDEKEILNLAALGNGGNNENTIDVLRKSLIMSNRNRKELIAQHILLERGEALHRKKLEKAKGKINRLNTKVQELTDQCNLLERGEARCSRKLEKAKGKINKLKTKVQKLKDQCNLLEQGEARYSRKIAKAKGKINTLKARVQEFDGAVEVRKETSVLGPSDLFESMVPVQSMLNITKESPITQPLARPDAVILDDLNQVQPMLNSSKESPITQPLPRPVSAYFSGGLIGPDGTKRFLGKWCKRSLNNQLVTNKYSSTDAGCSIVVVSDEEDITENTPQTKRCKYEDKSKIVQSQGCLQYNTSLEGSVTTRV; this is encoded by the exons ATGGTCAATTGCGACCACCACCAGGACTCTAGCTTCAGCAAAGCCATCTGCTCAATCTGCCACAAAGACCTCGAGCCCTTCCTCGAGGACCTCCAAGCCATCTTCATCTGCGGCCACGTCTTCCACGAGttctg CTTGCAAGAGTCCTTCGGCTTCTTTGAGAGCGTCAAGAGGTACAGCTGTCCGGTGTGCAAACAGCGATGCAAGCCGAACGACGTCGCTCGGCTCTATTTCGAGTCGGTGGGCATCTCGCCGGAGCCGCCGAGTTTGACTCGGTCGCCGATTGGGGAAGATTCCGAGGCATTGCGTCGTGAGGTCAAAGAGCTTAAAGAGGAG CTTTATTTATGCAAGGAGCAAGCGAAGAAAGAAGTGGCTAATTTAAAGAATGAAGCTCTGAAACAACAAGCATCTATACGACAGACGCTTCATTTGAAAACTGAG GCGCTTGATAAATTGACTGTGGAGTGCTTGCGGCTGCAAGAAAGAAATAGGGCACTGACCAAAGAGCTTGCAGCTTTCAAATT GGCATCTGATCTAGATCTCGATGAAAAGGAGATTTTGAACCTTGCCGCACTTGGTAATGGGGGAAACAATGAAAACACAATAGATGTTCTTAGAAAATCTTTGATTATGAGTAATAG GAATCGCAAAGAACTGATTGCCCAGCATATTCTTCTTGAACGAGGAGAGGCTCTTCACCGTAAAAAACTAGAGAAGGCTAAAGGAAAGATAAATAGATTGAAT ACAAAGGTACAGGAATTGACAGACCAGTGCAATCTTCTTGAACGAGGTGAGGCTCGTTGTAGTAGAAAGCTAGAGAAGGCTAAAGGAAAGATAAACAAATTGAAG ACAAAGGTACAGAAACTGAAGGACCAATGCAATCTTCTTGAACAAGGTGAGGCTCGTTACAGTAGAAAGATAGCGAAGGCTAAAGGGAAGATAAATACATTGAAG GCAAGGGTACAAGAATTTGATGGTGCTGTTGAAGTAAGGAAAGAAACTTCAGTCCTTGGACCAAGCGATCTGTTTGAGAGTATGGTTCCT GTACAATCCATGCTTAACATTACAAAGGAATCTCCAATCACCCAGCCACTTGCCAGACCAG ATGCTGTGATTCTTGATGATCTCAACCAAGTTCAACCCATGCTTAATAGTAGCAAGGAATCTCCGATTACTCAACCACTTCCCAGACCGG TGAGTGCATATTTCTCTGGTGGCTTGATTGGTCCTGATGGAACGAAAAGGTTTTTAGGTAAATGGTGCAAGCGGAGCTTGAACAATCAATTGGTAACAAACAAATATTCAAGTACAGATGCTGGCTGTTCGATTGTTGTAGTATCTGATGAAGAG GATATTACCGAAAATACACCGCAGACAAAGAGGTGCAAGTATGAA